The genomic window CGGAACAAGCAAAAATGGCTTATTCAATTGTGAGTCGAATGTCAATGGAATTTTTTGAGTGGTTAAAATCTTTAGAGATTGAACCTGTAGTAAAAAATCTTTATCTAAAAGGTGAAACAATCATCGATAAAAAAGTTAAAAATGCAATAAAAAAAGGTTATATAAGAGCAGAGGAAGAAGAAAATATTAGAAAACTTTGTCAAACTGTAATCACAGAATATTTACATAATCCATCAAAACAATTAAAAGATATTTCAAAAAATATGGAGTGTGATTTAGTTGTTTCAACTGTTCAAAATATGTTTGCATTAAATAAAGAATCAAACATACCAAAAAAATACAAATGTGACCATCTAACAAAAAATTAAAATAGGAAAATAATCAATGAAATTTAGTAAAATGTTTATCCCAACAACTAAAGAAACACCAAATGATGCGACATTACCATCACATCAATTTTTATTAAGAGCTGGATTTATTGCTCAAACAGGAGCTGGAATTTATGATTTTATGCCTATGGGAAAAATTGTTTTAGATAAAATTAGAGCTGTTGTAAAAGATGAAATGGATAAAGCAGGAGCAAATGAAGTTCAATTTGGTTTTGTAACTCCTTTATCTCTTTGGGAAGAATCAGGACGAGCAAATACTATGGGAAATGAGCTTTTAAGATTTAAAGATAGAAAAAATACAAATTTTGTTTTATCTCCTACAAATGAAGAAGCTGTTGTAAATATGGTTAAAAATAGAATTACTTCATATAAAGATTTACCAATTCATCTTTATCAAATTAATACAAAATTTAGAGATGAAGCAAGACCTAGATTTGGTCTTATGAGAGGTAGAGAATTTTTAATGAAAGATGGATATTCTTTTCACTCTTCAGCTGAAGATTTAGTAAGAGAATTTAATCTTATGGAAGAGACTTATAAAAAGGTTTATACAAGACTTGGTTTAAATTTTAGAGTTGTTGCTGCTGATAGTGGTGCAATTGGTGGAAGTGGTTCTAAAGAGTTCCATGTAATAGCAGATTCAGGTGAAGATACAATTGTTGTATGTGATTCTTGTGATTATGGAGCTAATATTGAAGCAGCAACTAGAAAAGCTGTAACAAAAGAGAAACTAGAAACAATTAAAATTGAAAAAATCGAAACTCCAAATTGTAAAACAATAGACGAAGTTAGCAGTTTTTTAAATGCTGATTCTTATTACTCTATGAAAGCTGTAATCAAAAAAGCTGTTTATGAAGATAAAACTCAAATAGTAGTTTTCTTTGTAAGAGGTTGTGATGAATTAGAAGAGACTAAAGCTTGTAATTCAGTTGCTGCTTTAGAATTAGCTGATGCAAATGAAGATGATTTAAAAGATGCTGGTTTAGTTGCTGGATATTGTGGAATTATTGATTTACCTAAAAATGTAAAAGTTGTAGTTGATAATGAACTACAAGGGGAAAATAATTTAGTTTGTGGAGCAAATGAAGAAAATTACCATTTAAAAGGTGTTGATTTAACTGTTTTAGAATTAAATTATGCTGATTTAGTTGCTGTTCAAGAGGGTGATATTTGTGCTTGTTGTGGTGGAAAATTATCTTATACAAAAGGAATTGAAGCTGGACATATTTTCCAATTAGGAACAAAATATTCACAAGCTATGAATGCGAACTTTTTAGATGAAAATGGAAAAGCAAAACCTTTTGTTATGGGATGTTATGGAATTGGAGTTTCAAGATTAGTAGCGGCTGTAATTGAGCAAAACCATGATGAAAAAGGTTGTCTATGGACAAAAGAGACTGCACCTTTTATGGTTGATATTATAGTTTCAAACTCTAAAAAAGAAGAAGAAGCAAGTGCTGGTGAAAAAATCTATGAAGATTTAAAAGCAGCTGGAGTTCAAGTACTTTTAGATGATAGAATAAATGCTAGATTTGGTTTTAAAATGGGAGATTTTGAACTAATTGGTTTTCCTTATGCTGTTGTAATTGGTAAAAAATTAGTTGATGGTTTTGTAGAAGTTGTAGATAGAAAAACTTTAGAAAAAACAGATGTAAAAATAGAAGATGTAGTTTCTACAATAATTGAATTAATTAAATAATAGGAGAAAATTTGGAAAAAGAGTTAGAAAAAAACATAGATGGTATAACAAAAAGTATAACTTCATATATTCCAGATAATATTGTTGAAATTATTAGCAGTTATACTTTTTCATTATTAATGGCTTTATTAATTTTTGTTATTGGTAAATGGGCTGTTAATAAAATAGTTGGACTATTCGGGAAAGTTTTAAGAAAAGTAAAAGGAATGGATGAAACTCTAATTAAATTTTTAGAGAATATCGTTTATTACGCTTTGATGATTGTTGTTCTTTTAACATCATTAGGAAAACTAGGAGTTGAAACAACTTCATTTTTAGCAATTCTAGGAGCTGCTGGTCTTGCTATTGGTTTAGCTTTAAAAGATTCTTTAGGGAATTTTGCTTCAGGTGTTATGATTATTTTATTTAAACCTTTAAAAGTAGGAGACTTTGTTACAGCTGGTGGAGTTACTGGAACTGTGAGTGAAGTTGGTATTTTTAATTCTGTTTTTATAACAGGTGATAATCAAAAAATTATTGTTCCAAATGGATCAATCACAAGTGGAACAATCACAAATGTAAATGCTTTTGATACAAGAAGAGTTGATTTAATTGTTGGTATTGGTTATGGAGATGATATTAAAAAAGCAAAAGATGTTTTAAATTCAATCATAACTTCAAATGAAAAAGTTTTAGTTGAAAAAGGTATTACTGTTGCAGTTTCAGAATTAGCTGATTCATCAGTAAATTTTGTAGTTAGAGCTTGGGTTAAAACTCCTGATTATTGGGATGTGAAATTTGCTTTAACTGAATCAATAAAAATTACATTTGATAAAGAGGGTATTTCAATTCCATATCCTCAACAAGATGTACACCACTATAATAAAATTTAATCTACCTTCTATTTTAGAAGAGATTTTAAATGACCTACAAAAAATTGGTGCAATTCCAATTTTAGTAGGTGGAAGTGTAAGAGATCACTTTTTAAATATTCCAGTAAAAGATTACGATGTAGAAATCTTTGGAATAGACTGCTTTGAAACAATTGAAAAATGCCTACAAAAATATGGTTCTGTTAAATTAGTTGGAAAATCATTTGGAGTATTAACTCTTAGCGTTGATGAGTATGATTTTGATTTTGCACTTCCAAGAAGTGAAAAAAAAGTTGGAAACTCACACCAAGACTTTGAAATAACAACAAATGCCAAACTAAGCTTCAAAGAGGCCGCTTTAAGAAGAGATTTTACTATAAATGCAATAGGATATGATTTTTCACAAAAAGAGTTTTTAGACCCCTTTGATGGAATAAATGATTTAAAAAATAAAACTATAAAACATATAAATGATAAGACTTTTATTGAAGATAGTTTACGCGTTTATAGGGCTGTGGGGTTTGCTAGTAGATTTAATTTTAAACTAGAAGAAAAAACTAAAGAACTTTGTAAACAAATAGTTTTAAGCAATGAATTAGAGTATTTACCAAAAGAGAGAATTTATGAAGAGTTTAAAAAACTCTTTTTAAAATCATCAAAACCCTCAATTGCTTTTGAACTAATGCGTGAGTTAGGAATTTTAAAATATTTTCCTGAATTAGAAGTTTTGATAAATTGTATTCAAGATAAAGAATATCATCCTGAGGGTGATGTTTGGATTCATACGATGATGTGTATTGATGAAATGGCTAGAATTTTAAAAGAAGAAAATATAGAAAATGAATATAGAAAGTTATATTTATTTTATGCAATACTTTGTCATGATTTAGGAAAACCTTTTTGTACTCAAGAGATAAATGGAAAAATAACTTCTCACAAACACGAATCTTTAGGAATAGAGCCAACAATTTCTTTTTTATCAAAACTAACAAATGAAAAAAAATTTATAGAGATAGTTTGTTCTTTAGTGAAAAATCATTTAGCACCTTTTCAACTATATTTAGCGGAATCATCATTAAAAGCAATAAAAAGATTATCTTTAAAGGTAAATATTGAAGATTTGTGTTTAGTTTGTTTGGCAGATTGTTTAGGAAGAACTATTTTAGATAAAGAGAAATGTCCAAAGGCAACTTCTTGGCTTTTAGAAAAAGCAAAAGAGTTAAATATAGAAAATAAAGCAATAGAACCTTTAATTCAAGGAAGAGATTTAATAGCTTTAGGTTTTAAACCATCTAAAAAATTTAAAGAGATTTTAGAGTTTGCATTTGATTTACAATTAGATGATAACTTAGAAAAAGAGTTCATTATTAATAAAATTAAAGAAAAATACTAAAATAATTATTTATTTCACTGCTATTTAAGTCTTATTTAAATCAATTACAATAGAATAAATCAAACTTTTAAGGAGAAAATATGAAAAAAATTTTAAGTTTAGTAGCTGTTATTGGATTAACAACATCAATCTATGCAAATGACAACACAGGTTGTGGGTTAGGTTCACTAATAATTAAAAAACAAGATACTGTAGCATTACAAGTATTAGCAGCAACTACAAATGGAACTTCAGGAAGTCAAACTTTTGGAATTACAAGTGGAACATCTAATTGTTCTAAACCAAATAACTATGTATCTAATGACAAATTAAATAGATTTGTTTCTGAAAATATGGATGAATTAGCATTAGATATTTCAGCAGGTCACGGTGAAACACTAGCTACTGTTGCAAAACTTATGAATGTTGAAGATAACGCTGCATTTTCTTCAAAATTACAAGCAAATTTCACTAGTATTTATTCAAGTGAAAATGTAACTTCTGCAACTGTTATTGATTCAATTGCTAAATATATGTAATTTTTTTAATAGAAAAAGTAAGTATTTTTTACTTACTTTTCTATTTTTTACTTCTTGTTTTGCATCTTCATCTACAAACACTTTTATTGAACAAACAAAGCTTTATGAAAATCCTTACTGGGCAAAACTTCTACATTATAGAAATGGAAAAAGTGAAGTAGATTCAGATAACTTTTTTATATCAAAAGATGGAAAAACTGATTTAAAAAAAGAGTTATTTGAAACTATAAATTCTTTAGAAAATGGTAAAAATGATATTTTATGCAGATTTCCACTAAGAGTTAATTGGTTAAAAGAAAATATTCCTCAACTTGAAAAAAATATAATTCAATACTCTTGTGCACAATTAGATGAATATCTAAACGCAATGAATGCAAAACATGTAACTATGGTTTTCCCAACAGCTCACATAAATTCTCCTGCTTCAATGTATGGGCATACATTTTTGAGAGTTTCATCAAATGATGATACACCTTTAATTTCAAATGCAGTTAATTATGCAGCAAAAACAGATGATACAAATGGATTGATTTTTGCGTATAAGGGTTTGTTTGGAAAGTATGAGGGAAGATATTCAATTTTGCCATATTATGAAAAAATAAAAGAGTATAACAATCTTGAGCAAAGGGATATTTGGGAATATGATTTAAATTTAAATCAAGAAGAGGTAAATAGATTAGTATTACACGCTTACGAATTAAAAGATTCATATTCAGATTATTTCTTTTTTAAAGAGAATTGTTCTTATAATATTTTATGGTTATTAGAAGTTGCAAGAGATGATTTAGATTTAGTTAGCCATTTCACTTTTAAAACAGTTCCTTTGGATTCTATAAAAATTTTAAAACCATATGATTTAATAAAATCATCAAATTATCGTTATTCAAGTATGAAAAAGATGAAAAATATTTTAGAAGAAAAAATACAAAACAAAGAGTATCTAAAAGCTTTTGTAGATAAAGATGAACCCTTAAATGAAAATCTAAGCCAAGAAGATAAAATCTCTTATCTAGATTTTAAAATCTCTTATTTACAATATCAAAGAGCAAATAATGATTATGATAAAAAAGAGTATTTAGAAAAATATTTAAAATTATTAAAACAAAGGAGTGCTTATAATAGTGCTTCAAATTATGAGATAAAAACTCCTTTTAATCCATTATATTCTCACGATTCTGCAAGAATTTCTATCTCTTATGATTCAAGTGATAGTTTTGAATTAAGTTTAAAACCAGTTTACAACGATATTTATGATATTAGTGATGGATATTTAGCTGGAGCTTATATTGATTTTTTTGATTTAGGTATAAAAAAAGAAAAAGATAAAAATATAAAACTAGATAGATTTACTCTACTAAAAATAAAATCACTAGCTCCACGAGATATGTTTTTTAAACCATTATCATGGGGAATTGATTTAGGATATGAGCATTTTAAAGATCAAAGTGATTATCTAAAAATAAAACCAGAAATGGGTCTTACTTTTGGAGATGAAAAAGATTTTATTTATATGATGATTGGCTCAAATATTTATTATAAAGATAGTGATCAACTATATTCAGCTGGTTCAACTTTAGGGTTTATTACAAATAGATTTGAAGATTTTAAACTAGGAGCATCTTACTCTTATGATAAATACAATAAAGACTTAGAAAATAATCAAGTTGAACTATTTTTAACTTATAAATTAGAAGAAAATTCTGCTTTAAATATAAAATATATAAATGATGATTTGTATGAAAAAGATAAAGAAAGAGTTAAAATAGGAATTTCTTACTATTTTTAACTCTGATATTTATGGTCGATAAATTTTATTATCAGTTCCATTTACCACATGGAAGATATTAATATTATATTTTCTTGAGTAATATTTTAAAAGAATATCTTGTAAAGTTGGCTCAATTGAAGGCGTAAACCAAGCATTATTTGAAATAACAATCATAAATTTTGTATCACCTAAGTTTTCAAATATTTTATCTGTAGTTGCTTCATAA from Arcobacter venerupis includes these protein-coding regions:
- a CDS encoding proline--tRNA ligase, with protein sequence MKFSKMFIPTTKETPNDATLPSHQFLLRAGFIAQTGAGIYDFMPMGKIVLDKIRAVVKDEMDKAGANEVQFGFVTPLSLWEESGRANTMGNELLRFKDRKNTNFVLSPTNEEAVVNMVKNRITSYKDLPIHLYQINTKFRDEARPRFGLMRGREFLMKDGYSFHSSAEDLVREFNLMEETYKKVYTRLGLNFRVVAADSGAIGGSGSKEFHVIADSGEDTIVVCDSCDYGANIEAATRKAVTKEKLETIKIEKIETPNCKTIDEVSSFLNADSYYSMKAVIKKAVYEDKTQIVVFFVRGCDELEETKACNSVAALELADANEDDLKDAGLVAGYCGIIDLPKNVKVVVDNELQGENNLVCGANEENYHLKGVDLTVLELNYADLVAVQEGDICACCGGKLSYTKGIEAGHIFQLGTKYSQAMNANFLDENGKAKPFVMGCYGIGVSRLVAAVIEQNHDEKGCLWTKETAPFMVDIIVSNSKKEEEASAGEKIYEDLKAAGVQVLLDDRINARFGFKMGDFELIGFPYAVVIGKKLVDGFVEVVDRKTLEKTDVKIEDVVSTIIELIK
- a CDS encoding DUF4105 domain-containing protein, giving the protein MLNICNFFNRKSKYFLLTFLFFTSCFASSSTNTFIEQTKLYENPYWAKLLHYRNGKSEVDSDNFFISKDGKTDLKKELFETINSLENGKNDILCRFPLRVNWLKENIPQLEKNIIQYSCAQLDEYLNAMNAKHVTMVFPTAHINSPASMYGHTFLRVSSNDDTPLISNAVNYAAKTDDTNGLIFAYKGLFGKYEGRYSILPYYEKIKEYNNLEQRDIWEYDLNLNQEEVNRLVLHAYELKDSYSDYFFFKENCSYNILWLLEVARDDLDLVSHFTFKTVPLDSIKILKPYDLIKSSNYRYSSMKKMKNILEEKIQNKEYLKAFVDKDEPLNENLSQEDKISYLDFKISYLQYQRANNDYDKKEYLEKYLKLLKQRSAYNSASNYEIKTPFNPLYSHDSARISISYDSSDSFELSLKPVYNDIYDISDGYLAGAYIDFFDLGIKKEKDKNIKLDRFTLLKIKSLAPRDMFFKPLSWGIDLGYEHFKDQSDYLKIKPEMGLTFGDEKDFIYMMIGSNIYYKDSDQLYSAGSTLGFITNRFEDFKLGASYSYDKYNKDLENNQVELFLTYKLEENSALNIKYINDDLYEKDKERVKIGISYYF
- a CDS encoding DUF3015 family protein; the encoded protein is MKKILSLVAVIGLTTSIYANDNTGCGLGSLIIKKQDTVALQVLAATTNGTSGSQTFGITSGTSNCSKPNNYVSNDKLNRFVSENMDELALDISAGHGETLATVAKLMNVEDNAAFSSKLQANFTSIYSSENVTSATVIDSIAKYM
- a CDS encoding CCA tRNA nucleotidyltransferase gives rise to the protein MYTTIIKFNLPSILEEILNDLQKIGAIPILVGGSVRDHFLNIPVKDYDVEIFGIDCFETIEKCLQKYGSVKLVGKSFGVLTLSVDEYDFDFALPRSEKKVGNSHQDFEITTNAKLSFKEAALRRDFTINAIGYDFSQKEFLDPFDGINDLKNKTIKHINDKTFIEDSLRVYRAVGFASRFNFKLEEKTKELCKQIVLSNELEYLPKERIYEEFKKLFLKSSKPSIAFELMRELGILKYFPELEVLINCIQDKEYHPEGDVWIHTMMCIDEMARILKEENIENEYRKLYLFYAILCHDLGKPFCTQEINGKITSHKHESLGIEPTISFLSKLTNEKKFIEIVCSLVKNHLAPFQLYLAESSLKAIKRLSLKVNIEDLCLVCLADCLGRTILDKEKCPKATSWLLEKAKELNIENKAIEPLIQGRDLIALGFKPSKKFKEILEFAFDLQLDDNLEKEFIINKIKEKY
- a CDS encoding mechanosensitive ion channel family protein translates to MEKELEKNIDGITKSITSYIPDNIVEIISSYTFSLLMALLIFVIGKWAVNKIVGLFGKVLRKVKGMDETLIKFLENIVYYALMIVVLLTSLGKLGVETTSFLAILGAAGLAIGLALKDSLGNFASGVMIILFKPLKVGDFVTAGGVTGTVSEVGIFNSVFITGDNQKIIVPNGSITSGTITNVNAFDTRRVDLIVGIGYGDDIKKAKDVLNSIITSNEKVLVEKGITVAVSELADSSVNFVVRAWVKTPDYWDVKFALTESIKITFDKEGISIPYPQQDVHHYNKI